AAAAGGTCAAACGCAGAAATTGTTCAAAGCACTCAAAACAAGAACTGTCCATAGTTCATTAGCAACGAAATTATGAAAAATGATTGACATATGAAGTGCGTTGGGGGATTACGTTTATCAGTAAATTATATAATCGTGGACTTTACATTTTCTTAACAAAGAATCTTGGCgactaaataaaaatatgataCAAAAACTGTTAACTTTTCCTACTTAGGTAAATCTGTAATCCAACTTCACTTATCGAAGATAATCGTATAAGAGGAGCAATTTCAAGATGAGGTGGGGTAATTAGGCAACTCTAAGAGGGAGATTTTCACACCTCATAAACAGAATCTACTGTATATAAGCAGCTGACAGGCCAGTGATAAGCATTCAGTCGAGTTTGATCGCAGGGACAGCACGGTAAGTCAAAAAAGCTAATATACacctgtatatgtatacgtatCAAGTCTAGGCACTTGTGAAACATCggtattttaaatttcaaattacacGTTATCTTATTTCACGGCCATTCCATTTGTTTCAATCATAATCACAGTATCTCATTTAATCAAATAACTCTGAAAACAATACATTTTTTCGTAGTCGAGTCTCTATATGCTATTCAAATTATGAAATTATAATGAACATATTTTGCTTGTATATTGCATATTTCTTGTGCATCGTACGTAATTATAGTATAATCTGATTACGTTTGTCACGATTACTTCTGCAAAGGTAGTATGTTATAATTAGAAAGTAACAATAACGTAATTATAAcgcaattattttctaaaagttcTCGTGGCAAATGCAAGCAAATTAGATTTCGCCCAACGCTGATTCTATAGCTGAAAATAATATGAAATATATATTTcacgaataaataattaattttctattCTCAAACCAGGAATGAAACTTTAAATACGTGGAAATATAATTCGTTTTGGAAACGATCACTGGCATTCTAAAGTCAATTAAAAATACTTATCGCTTCAAATAATCAAATAACAGAATTTATATCGATCGCCTGACACTCCAAATACATCGATTTTCTAATTATTTCCTAGCAAGATACGCATTCGTCTCAGACTAAATAATTCAACTACCGATACGCGCATTCCAAACAGTTCCTCcagtattaaatatttattactggCTCGATTCACCGCGAGACAGATCAAAGCAAGAAAATTACGTTTGAGTCGCGTTTCGTCATCCCCTAACGCACGTTCCCCGACCTAAGCACCACTCACGTTCGCAGATGAAGTTCGCTTTGGCAGTTTTGGCCGTCCTGGCCATGTCCAGCCCGCTGGAGGCGTACAAGGTCCCCCGAGTAGGGACGGGTGCCCTCGCCGACGAGCTCCAGGATTTCGTGGATATATTGCCCTTGAACAATATTGTGTCGATCGTTTTTGAGTATTTCGCCGAAGACGCCGAATTCCAGACGTTCATCGAGTACATGCACTCCACCGAATTCAGAACCTTGGTTCTGGACATCGAGCGCATCCCCGAGGTCATCGACTTGCTGAACTACATGCAGAGGGCTGGCTTCGACATCTACCTGCTAGTGAACAAGGGAAACAAATTCCTGGGCCTTCCGTACCTCGAACCACCCCACGTGTTCATGATTTACAGGACCACCGGTGGAATCCGCGGCCTCCTCAACGAAATCGAGGCTATCTACCCCAAACAGAAGGTGAAGGATCTGTTCGCGTACAAGGTGGCCCATTCCAAGCTGTTCGCCGAATTTGCAGCTCGCCTGCAGGACCCCTCGATGCAGAACATCGCCAACGACATCCTCGCCGATCCGAACTGGAACGGTTTCCTGGCCAAAATTACGAAAGCTGGCATTAGGATTGAAGACGCCAAGGAATTCCTCGAGAGATTCTTCCGCATCAAGATCCCTGCCGCTTTTTAAACGGACTATCGAAGAAGACTAATTGCTGTGAAAAGTGTAACATTGAAATCTCTGCGCGATAAGCGTGCAATTTTGCAGTCTGTATATCAGAGAAATGAAAGTGAATTTTTATTGGTTATCGGAGGATCGACGTTGTGGCGTTTTTTAAATAGAGAATGATCTTTTATAGAGAGAGGGGTTTCGTTTACAACAAGATCTGATAGAGAAGCCTTAGTTTTCTAAGGGATTTGGAACCAAATGTTATACTTTTGATACTCCGATATCGAATAAAACTCACTTGTGTCTTGATACTTTTGCAGCTGATGCTTGTTCAAACTCTTATGATGGAAATTGAATAAATAGATTCTTTTTAGCATTTTTGAAATCCGTCAATCAATATCGTTCATTTCACAGACATGAGAATACATCGGCTTTCCTATTGCGTTGATTTAAATCCAACATGATTCGATCTGTTTCACTGTACTGCTAGGCTACTCGAAATATTCAAGAATATTAGGTAGATtcgtgaaaataaaattatacattCTTTGTACTGAGCCTTTTTCGGATATAtaggaattaaaaaatattgtttttttggtttgccatGATTACGTTACAAATTTAATAAAGAGGTGAtaccatcaaaaataaaaaaacacacGGTGTAAGAAAGAATATGTTATACTTTCCGAGTAGATAAACCTacatttttccttctttttagaaaaaagatATCGTATGTAGAATTGAATTAAATAATAGACAAttataaaataatgaaatatatgCATAGAGTGGTCGTAATTGGATTGTTACTATCAACAACGTGAACATGATTGTACTTCACTTGAAAAAAATTAGGTAATGCGACGATCATCAAAAGTAAAAACCATGTCAAGTAGCACTTATCAAAATTTTTCAATCGattaaaattaaacattttttatattatgaAGGTATTACAAAACGGCTTACATTACTTCCATAACGATTGACTTATATTTGATAAGATTCGAATTATAAATtgagaaatataaaattaagcTCGTACTTCAATCATCTTCAGAGTGTCATATCATTTTTTGACATTAAAATTTCCACATTCAAAAATTAGgtttacaatttataattaaattataagacTCAATATCAAATTAATTTTGTTCTACGCATTCTTTTTGTAGTATATACTATATATTGTTTATCTGAAAGCACTGTTCTCTAACTCgactgtaaaaatattatattttctcttgtaCACTAACGAGTTTTTAtccgtataataaataaataaataatgttatttcccacctctgggaaacattttaatggaagattctagagtccaaaataagacgaaaatcaagaacatcaatttgttgattaaggcttcgttaaaaagttattaaaacattaaattcgaaagttttaaatcatttacgaaaaaattattttcggttgagggggtcgagaaaaaaattcagtacgggcgaaactttaaacgttaataactttttaacgaaacctccatcaacaaattggtattcttgattttcgtcctattttggcctctagaatcttccactacaattttttccaggcgtagtcgaacaccctgtatgttgaaCTTGTTCTTTTACCAGCTATAACGCtatgaaattaaaatgaaattaaaaaaaaatatacctaATGCGTGActctgaaattcgacaaaataacAAAgtgataaaatattttcgatatcCTAACAGATAGCCGAATCACACAAATTGGTACCTTTGAACGCGTTTATCGCAAAATCATGATTTTTAAACCGATGGTCAACATTTTTCCGATCGTACCAATCTGTTTGACATTAAATTTTCAGTGTTGAAGAATGATTTGTGTACTTTATCAAATCAAACCTAATATGCTTGAATGCCCCCTAAAGTTTGTAGTAAAAGTGTTGAACTGTAAATATGTATTATTATGAGTTCTTTATCCAATGTTAGGTTCAATTGTATTTATCACTTTATATTTCCATTTAACTCTGCATTTCTCATATTTTCATCTTGCTAAAATAGTAATAGGGATTATGTAAGAAATACACGACGTTACGATGTACAGATGTTTCTATACATTCAAACGTAAGAGTAAATAAATTGCTCTCCGATCAACGATAGAGAGGGaaacaacaaaattgaaatgcTTGATAAACTGATTCGAAAATGTTTACCAGACACTGTGGCTCGTATCAAGTAGATTAAAGTCCGACGGTCGATGCTTTGTATTTGAATATTATTCTAAATGCATTGTAATATTGTCGATATATTATTGCCTACGTTTACTGCATCTTCCTAACATTTGGTACTTCAACATCGTAATTGATCGAACTCAGAGAAACTTAATCATGAACAAAACTGCGTTTCCTACGTGATAAAAAGTCGGACAAAACTGGAAATTACTAATATTCTATCTGTTGGCAATGACATGTAATCAAAGAATTTGAATGACAAGGTTTTCAAGATAAAAATATTGCGATATTTAttcttaaaatttcaaaaacgtTGTTGGTCATTGATAATAGCCATTGATGAACTACTGATCAATCTGTTCAAGTGTCTATGCACAGGTGTACTTGCCAAATCTTATCTTCGTATTGGGTGAATAAATAACATCACCTGTTTCGTCTTCCAGGCGATATCGTGTCCATAAAACCGGCGAGAGCAATTCTGCGCGACAGCAGTACCATTTGTACAAGCTACCACAGTAAGTTCCTAAATAaacatttgaaattattttattcgtacTTCTAATTATTACTTACTGACTGATTCATGCTTAACATTGCCTCAAGAATTTCTCTCGAAACCGGTTTGAGTTTTGGTATCAAATATTGAAAACTCGTTGAGGGACTTGTTCATTTAATTTTCCTTGATTAAAAatcatcaaaaatatatatGCAAAGCAGTTTACTTTAAACGTGTTTTTCTCAAAATCTTATTTTTTTTACTGGCTGATATGATGTCTCAAGATCTAATATGCAACACCTTTATAGTCAGAGATTTTTTTAAGTATTGATTTTTGCTATTGAAGATGAAAACGTAAATTTTCTAATAAAGGTACCTTTCCTCCCTTTCTTCGACCTACACacattattttttatcaaaactGCCAATATTCTAAAACTTACTTAAATTCACAGCGTCCTACGTTTGAATCTCAGTTTTCTCAAAGTATAGCTCCAAGGCTGTCGATTCGTTTGCAATCTTAGTTCACGAAGATTCCTTTCAGATGAAATTCTGCCTGGTGACGCTGACAGCGCTGGTTGCGTTCGCAACCGTCAACTGTCACTATCTCCCAACCTTCGGCGAGGGACCCCTCTACGAGGACATCCAGTACTTCCTGGACATGATCCCCATGAAGAAAGTGATGACCGTCACTGTTGAATACGCAGCCCTGGACTCCGAGTTCCAGGACCTTCTGGCGTATTTCGAGTCGGACGACTTCCACCAGCTGCTGCAAGAGGTTGAAAACATTCCTGAGTTCCGTGTGTTCACGACTTATCTGCAAAACAACGGTGTGTACATAAACAACGTCCTGAACAAACTGAACAAGCGAGTGGGCATTCCTCCGTTCCAACCAATTCTGTTGGCGACCAATAAGATCACCGGTGGATTGAAGGGTTACTTCGAAGACGTCAAATCGTACATAAACTACGATCTCTTCATTCATGGCTACGTGTACAAGATGAGAAACTCCGAGGCCTTCCGTGGTTTCGTGGCGCACTTGAAATCCCCCAATCATCAGAAATTCATTGACACGTTGTACCAGAACCAACGTTACCTGAACTTCCGTCAAGCGATCAGCAGCAAGGGACTCGACGTGGCCCTGGTCGAGGACATCATCTTCACCGTTCTGGGCATTGAATTCCCGCATCTTGAGAACGTCGTGACGATGTACGACTCGGATCTGTCCAAGGATATCAACGATTTCGTGTCCCTCGTCGACAAAAAGAAGATTCTGAAGATAGTTCTCAGCTACCTGGACGACGACGAAGTACAGAAGGCGATGACGTACATGTACAGCGAGGACTTCCATGTGTTGGTGCGCACTGTCGAAGGCCTCAAGGAGTACCAGGACCTAGTATTGTACCTGCATAACGCTGGCCTGGACATCTTCGGCTTCCTGCAGAAGATACACAAGCTGTTCGGTATGGAGAACTACGTGCCACCCAAGGTAGGTAACTTCGCCTTCTTCGAAAACGTTTTCGTGAACCGTGGTGGAGTGAAGAAAATGGTCGACGACGTCATCGATGCATTGCCGTTGAACAAATTCAAGCAACTGTACGAAGTGAAGATGAAGAATTCGCCAGCTTTCAGAAACTTGATCATGAAGCTCAGGTCCGAGGATCTCAAGGAGATCGTTGCTACGATTTACAAATCGCCGATCTTTCTGGAGATGAGACAGAAGGCGATCgatgctggcttggacctcgaACCGGTCAGAGTGTTCTTCAAGAAAGTGTTCAACTTCGAGTTCCCCAAAGTGCCTTAAGCACGAGGCTCCGTTAAGATTTTCCTGCGACATTCGTACGAATAACACTGTATTAGACTGATTCGAAATATTTGTTAGCGATTTATTTTACTTATTATGAAAGCAATTTTGTCCTTTTTGTGATATGTAAAATTAAACATTCGCAATAAACATTTGTTGACGATACTTTTGACGATTACTTTATCTCGGTGTGCCCTGAACATGAAAATTGTTCGATTAGTTTCAATCGATACAGAGTCATTTTAGAGACCAAGACGAGctgtaaatttttttaaaacgaaaatACAAAATCTATCCTTTGGTAATGTATAAATGATTTGGAGTCTTTCTACTTACTAGGTGATTACTTGACTAATAGTTATAATTACTTCCATCAAAGTGTAGTCGATTATTGCCCAATTTTGGCTACGTCTTATTTTACGAttactattatttattatcTCTGATTTACCAATAGTCCCGTTTCTTCTCTGGAGAATTCGCATTATTTGCCAAGTTCCTTGGAAAAACAAACTCGACTGTAAATTCAGCGTAGTAAACAATGTAGAGATTGGTGGACTGACAAGAGTAAGGGTGCGTTCCATATTGAGTGGAAAAGTTTAAAGATTGCAACGACGATTTCTCAGTCGCTTCTCAAAGCTGCCCCACTTTGTTCTCGATTCTCGTCTCCTCTTCACTCTTCATtcctttttttctgttttctcacTCTACTTGCACCGTTACCTGTTCCAGTCTCTCGCTTCCACGATCTTTCCTTTACTCTTCCCGGCAACCCCCCTCCACCTTTCCATCGTCGTCACCCTTATCCCTCGTTACTCACCCTCGACGATTTTTCTTGTCCTCCTCTCGAACATTTCTCACTGGGATTTTCCGTTTCGCTCGATCATTCGCCTTACGTTTATCGATGTTCTTGGATCCTTGTTCCGCGTCTTGTCTCCACCTCCGCCACCCCACGTCTTTGTACCACGCGTTTCTTATGACTTTCCATTACGACGCGCCAATAGTTCAGAGGCTTATTAAattgtaacaattttaattagaaCAGCGCCCTGACTCGTCTTCTTCCTTTTTCTCCCTCGGTTCGCCGGCACGGCCAGACTCACCCCCGCAGCTACGAAGACGCGTCGGTTAAGACAACCCCTTACTTTCCTTTTAAAAGTTAGCGCCACGTGCTCGAACGCCGTCCTCTTTTATTTATCGAACAGCTACGAGTACTTCGGGCCATTCGGTGCACGCGGTGCCCTTTTGCTTTCTCGTTTCACCGGCGAAACTTTCGGCGCGTTAACGAAGCGCCGTTGTCGATAGGGGTTGAAATTGATCAGCCTTCGCGAAGCGAAAGGAATTCGAAGAATGGCGCGTTGATAATAAGTTCGAGACTGTTAGAAGAATTTAATACTTCAATATCTTATATGTActacgaataaaattatttcgtgatatatcgatggaactttgattccatctatctcgagagggcgctaaaatcacctctcaATTTTTAGATCGGTATGACAGTAAATTTGGACCACGAAAGTTCATAAGGTgtaaagtctactcgtataccttatcaataaataaatatgtatgttTAATATGCTCATGATATTAATGATTAAAGTAAGAATATGTGAAGTAAAATATGATACGTACGTAATGAATTCTTCGGATAGGAAGTAACGAATTGTATCATTTTTGAGTTTCTTACTCCAAGTTTTACCGATACTTTAGATTAATCGCAATTTTTGTCGTTGTTCTTCTTCTTCTCTGTAttatattttctgaaaataaaaaaagttcTTGATTAGTACATTGTTTGTATTAGTGCTTCAAATGTCATTCAACCAAACGATAACGTTATCATAAAGACTACTTCTGCCGGGAAGTCCTTCCAATTTCTCATGTACGTACTATCTACATTCAATTATTGTCTTCGATAACTGTATCCAATTAAATACTGAGGCTCAATGAAAGCTATTAGTTCAGAAAACATACGCTTTCTGACCAATCAAATTCGTACAACGAAGTCAATTAAATTTCTTACAGATAGCAGTCGATCATAGTATGATTTATGGCCGTATCTTCCCTGTTCCTCACTAGATGGCTATAGATCAACAATGCTGTTTTCTATGTGGAGATTTTTCTTCGTAACAAATATTCACTATCCAATAACACATCACGATTTTTCGAGTAACGATGCACCAAAACTTTTGTATTCTTCATTATTGCAAAACATTATTGCAAAACATATCAGTTTAGAATACCAATGGGTAACGGATAAAAGATGGGTCAAAAGAGACCCGGTATTCGTTTGGGCGAGATTCATTGGTCGGTATTCAAAGCACAATCAATCCATCGAATTTTCCATAGAAGCGACGTTCATAGTACACCGATTATCCGTATACTAATTACACGAAGATGTAATCAGAAATCCTTGTATTTTAGATAGGAATGTTCCGCTCGAACAATCGAAAGGGAACGCTGTTACCGATTTATCGAGTTGAGTTCGATAAATGTCTCTCCACTTGTTGCGATAATCCACGTTCTACTGTACCTACGTAGCGTCTAGATATTCGAGTAAATGCGCAGTTTTCGCATTATCAATCGATACTTTAATAAGAGGTATCTTTTCCTTTACTCGAAAACACTTGACTTGAAGCATAAGTCtgcgaaataaataaatttcacgatTTCGTTCGATTTGTAGTTTTAAAAGTTTTACGAGCAATTTTAATTCGATACGTAGagtaaaaatattcgtaaatacTTTGTGATATAATAATATCACATTCAGTGATTTCAGATCTTCCACATAGGAGGCGCCACTCAGATGTCTATCGTAGCACTCTCAAACCAGCGGCCACGCGAAGTATGAATAGATATCATTGTTACACGCTGAGTTTCGCGAAACTAATTGATAATAACAACCGTAAACAATGTCGTATAGTacagtttaataattttttatttcaccgTCGTAGCAAATAGTAATGTATAATTCTAGGGGTATTCGATAATagtaaaagaataaaaatttccatCCGTTGCAATTTGTTCCTTACGAGTTATTATAACGTTAGGCGTGGAAACGAAGCGGGGTTCCTACGTGACCAAGGATCGCGTGAGATATTCGTGGAATTCCTTAAATATATCGATCGCGAACGTGACCTCGAGGCCAACCTCTGCGGCCCAAAAGAAATGATGATGGAGCACGCTATTCCCCTCGAACTCGTTACACAATTCAACGAAATCCTTGGATCTGAGAAACTGCAAGAATCTGCGAAAGCTTCCGGAATACTTGTATTTCTGTCGCAGAAGCTCGTGCAGCTCGTCCAGCGGGATGGTTCGTAAGATCTTGTCGATCATCACGGCCAGACCGCCGGTGGCCAGGCTCGGGTTGTTCCTGATGAATCTGGGGGACGTCTTCCAGAAGCTTCGAACGTTTTCGCGCCAGTGATCGACGTCTAGGCCATTTCTTCGGAAGAAATTAATCGTACGGGACATCTGCGGCATGTTCTGTAGCTCTCGAACGATGAATCTCTTCTGATCGTTGATGAAACTCACGGTGTCTCCGATCTGATTGTCGTACTTCATGTACCTGTAAATATGCAAGGTGAGGTTGTACCAAAAAACCTTTACTTTAGGaggcattttaatttaaatattacggAGTACTGGTACAACTGTAGCCATGTTGTTCGTTTTGATACGCacacaaataaaaaaatataaattgtcaaATCTTCTTCTCAAATCAAGAATCTGCGATCGACGAACTTAGGTGTGTAAGTCGAGAAGCCTCAAAACGAACTGTTGTACCTGTCGATGATCTCCTTCACCTCTTCGTAAGGGACGAACGCTAGTATGTCTCTGAGATCTTCCTCCAGGGAGCTGTTGTCTTTCAGTGGCGGTTGATCCATGAAATCGGAATCGCCGGACCGAAATCCGACTCGATAGACCAGAAACCCGACGAACGCCACGGAGGCTGTGGCCATCGCGCTCATGAGCATAATTTGCGAATTCATTGTTTCGGTTTTCCCTTCCTTGGTATCAGTGCAACATCGTGCCGACTTGTCCAACGTGCTCTGTTAATTGTTAATTGGAAAATGGATAATGAGTTTGAATTGCCGGCGAAGGGACTTGTAATAAACGGGCAAGGGACTTACCACGGCGAAAGTTTGCGTACTTAAGTTGCAGGAGAGTGAAGGATGTCGCTTAAAGTAGCAAAGTAGATTCGCTGGGCCATCGTACGTTGATAAACATTTCCTTTGTGAGCTTTTACGTcatctttaacgaagccccctGGAGCAGGTTACAGCGGTCGAGGGAACTTTTCTTCGTGAAGGTTCAACCTCTGCGACGCGACACAACGGGCTCGCGGACTTGTCACCGTcagaaatttaaatttactCGTATCTGGAGGGCTTGATGGTCTGGGCTAATGTGAAATTTACTACGCAGGCGTCATGTTACATTTCTAGTTTTACAACGGACGCGAAGTCAACGTTGCATGATAGGTGTTCGGGGAAGCTCTGCTACGTTCATAATTGTCATGAAACAAAAACAGAAgagttaatataaatataatttgcgTAAAAACATGGTTTAACAAATACAATTGTAAAAAACGCTTTGGTAATTTGTCTCGTGGGTGAAAATAAAGCGTTACAAGCTATTTTATCGGAGACCAATGAAGATCTCGATTTTTGTTACTAAGCATTtgaaatactttttcgtagcgtACGACTTTGATGACTCATCAATAAACTATTACCTTGGTTTACTCTTCATTTGTTACCACATACGTTACAGATTAGAAATACTATTGTGTCATTCGCGTGAAAAACATTACTTACGTACTTGGCGATACGCGACGTCATTTGGAAGATTGCGATTACTCATTACGAGAGACGTGATTTTCTTCGATCTGATTGCAACACTACTTCACTATAGATAAGAAAATTGTTTGTATACATTGCAACTATCGAAAATCGATTAACTATATGTTTGCGAAGCTTTCATTACTGTGATACTGTCGACAAATGGTTAACATATTTAATTTCGCAACGAATAGTCctgaaataagaaaaatatagaaatattggCAAAATGTATTATTGTCCATTAAATATTCTTTGAAAACGCTTCTCTTGTCTTTTTGTTGTGCGAACACATAGTATGTGCTCAGAGTTTCTCAACAGGAATTAAAGTAAACTCGTTAAAGTAACTCATTATTTATtcactttattaaaaaatttgttgcatTTGTGGGGGTTTATCAAATGGACGTATTTTCATTTCTGTTATATCTTACATCTTCTATCTAAATTCAATCCAAAGGTAGAAAATGTAAAATGTAACTTCTGCATGAAAATTTCTACATTTATCAATTACCCTTACGTGATAAGATCCATTTCGAAGCACAAGCTATTACATTCTGCTATTAGATAAGATTCTGCTATTCGTATCAGATATCTTCCTGAGTACTCAAATATACATATTTGCAAACTGTGACAAGAAAAAGACAACAAACAGACGTGTCGATAGTGATTAAATTGCTGGGATTTAAAAAAAGGAAACTAAATGTTTACTTCCAGTTTTAAAAGTTGCTGTTGCATATTTTGATAGTGTCTTAATTCGTGCTCACATTTGGAAAAAGAAGAGGCAACATTAAATAGGTGAAGACAATCGTTTCAGGTGCATACTACTCAGGATAGTATTTATTAGAACATGTTTTTACAATTACAATATAATAtagagtttcgaaaaaaaattacaaagttACAAGTGAAACGGTGGaatgattatttattttttaaggaAAAGTCTGGCACCGATGTAAAAAGGATAATATACTTCTACAGTCTCCCTCTTCAAACCAACCTTGACAGCTTCTGCTATGAAGTTTAACAAGTGCTCGTTCGACTGAACGCTAGAGTAGTATTTCCAGTACTTCTCAGATCTTACTTCCTTGATGAAGCTGGCAAACACCTGGGAGCTCTTTCTTTTAGATGCGTACAAGTGCCGCAA
The sequence above is a segment of the Colletes latitarsis isolate SP2378_abdomen chromosome 6, iyColLati1, whole genome shotgun sequence genome. Coding sequences within it:
- the LOC143342843 gene encoding uncharacterized protein LOC143342843: MKFVLAVLVVLAVSSPLEAYRIPRVGSGALADEIQDFADILPLNKMVTIVLQYLSDDAEFQELVGYLQSNEFRNLIKGVEGLPELINLLNYMQNAGLDIYYLVNQVNAFIGVPKLQAPQTFGIYKITGGIRGFLDDIEAIFPEQKVKDLYTYKMANSKVFIDFMAHLRSPATQRIADYIVNNPNFTDLLTKAHQAGINVEDVKEFLEKFLGIKLSASDKHSVEFDRRDSTMKFALAVLAVLAMSSPLEAYKVPRVGTGALADELQDFVDILPLNNIVSIVFEYFAEDAEFQTFIEYMHSTEFRTLVLDIERIPEVIDLLNYMQRAGFDIYLLVNKGNKFLGLPYLEPPHVFMIYRTTGGIRGLLNEIEAIYPKQKVKDLFAYKVAHSKLFAEFAARLQDPSMQNIANDILADPNWNGFLAKITKAGIRIEDAKEFLERFFRIKIPAACDIVSIKPARAILRDSSTICTSYHIHEDSFQMKFCLVTLTALVAFATVNCHYLPTFGEGPLYEDIQYFLDMIPMKKVMTVTVEYAALDSEFQDLLAYFESDDFHQLLQEVENIPEFRVFTTYLQNNGVYINNVLNKLNKRVGIPPFQPILLATNKITGGLKGYFEDVKSYINYDLFIHGYVYKMRNSEAFRGFVAHLKSPNHQKFIDTLYQNQRYLNFRQAISSKGLDVALVEDIIFTVLGIEFPHLENVVTMYDSDLSKDINDFVSLVDKKKILKIVLSYLDDDEVQKAMTYMYSEDFHVLVRTVEGLKEYQDLVLYLHNAGLDIFGFLQKIHKLFGMENYVPPKVGNFAFFENVFVNRGGVKKMVDDVIDALPLNKFKQLYEVKMKNSPAFRNLIMKLRSEDLKEIVATIYKSPIFLEMRQKAIDAGLDLEPVRVFFKKVFNFEFPKVP
- the LOC143343092 gene encoding protein G12, which gives rise to MNSQIMLMSAMATASVAFVGFLVYRVGFRSGDSDFMDQPPLKDNSSLEEDLRDILAFVPYEEVKEIIDRYMKYDNQIGDTVSFINDQKRFIVRELQNMPQMSRTINFFRRNGLDVDHWRENVRSFWKTSPRFIRNNPSLATGGLAVMIDKILRTIPLDELHELLRQKYKYSGSFRRFLQFLRSKDFVELCNEFEGNSVLHHHFFWAAEVGLEVTFAIDIFKEFHEYLTRSLVT